From a region of the Acidimicrobiales bacterium genome:
- a CDS encoding alpha/beta hydrolase, giving the protein MPQAQNDSITLEFDHFGDRSNPALLLIMGFGAQMTAWDERFCRMLADAGLFVVRFDNRDCGLSSKTAGDPPDLMTLMGAALMGQAIGDVPYTLADMAADAMSVLDALDIEQAHVAGASMGGMITQRVAINHADRVLSMTSIMSTTGDRSVGQADPEAMAALIAPPPAERDAIIEHGVKLTKVISGPLFDEQKARRRAIETYERSFYPQGAPFQMAAILSDGDRTEELNQLDVPALVIHGAADRLITPSGGEATAAAIPGATLLVLDQMGHDLPEPLWPQMVAAMVEVAGI; this is encoded by the coding sequence ATGCCTCAGGCCCAGAACGACTCGATAACCCTGGAATTCGACCACTTCGGCGATCGCTCCAACCCCGCTCTGTTGCTGATCATGGGCTTTGGTGCCCAGATGACGGCGTGGGACGAGCGCTTTTGCCGGATGCTCGCCGACGCGGGCTTGTTCGTGGTGCGATTCGACAACAGAGACTGCGGACTCAGCTCGAAGACCGCGGGTGATCCACCAGATCTCATGACGCTGATGGGGGCGGCCCTCATGGGCCAAGCGATCGGCGATGTGCCCTACACCCTGGCCGACATGGCAGCCGACGCCATGTCCGTCCTGGATGCCCTCGACATCGAACAGGCCCACGTGGCCGGGGCCTCAATGGGCGGGATGATCACCCAGCGAGTCGCCATCAACCACGCCGATCGCGTCTTGTCGATGACGTCGATCATGTCGACCACGGGTGATCGCTCGGTCGGCCAGGCCGACCCCGAGGCGATGGCGGCCCTGATAGCGCCTCCGCCAGCCGAGCGCGATGCCATAATCGAGCACGGCGTGAAGCTCACAAAGGTCATCTCGGGTCCGCTCTTCGACGAACAGAAGGCCCGCCGCCGCGCCATCGAGACCTACGAGCGATCGTTCTACCCCCAAGGGGCCCCGTTCCAGATGGCCGCCATCTTGTCCGACGGCGATCGCACCGAAGAGCTCAACCAGCTCGACGTGCCCGCTCTGGTGATCCACGGAGCCGCCGACCGCTTGATCACGCCATCGGGTGGCGAGGCCACAGCGGCCGCCATACCGGGCGCAACATTGCTGGTGCTCGACCAGATGGGCCACGACCTGCCCGAGCCGCTGTGGCCCCAGATGGTCGCAGCGATGGTCGAGGTAGCCGGCATCTAG
- a CDS encoding alkaline phosphatase family protein: MKVALIVLDAFSSRTVGPDTTPMLWSLAHEGGWNPEGGIGELTGATYPNHATFVTGLSTIEHGVITNRVRVDGRWVSSAVTGPVGVDDTQPVSTLFDACHAAGLRSVAAVGDHNLIGVCAAQRSDACWPPTPSIPVGTRRNIGGYIADDEVVGAASRLDVASADFVFVQLDSVDGARHHFGADSAEALAQARLTDASLASLLELLRPCWDDSVVMVVSDHDQEDIGPNAPIDLTAHLHDLTEDGQEVEVENQGTAALVVGEVRQSRLLAIPGIEGVRSLDRRHHVVWGQPGQSFGAEASKLAADHGSPRTTGQLALVAGGHPAVRPLSNLVCSARPAATAWARWVAELLGVDLPAPTLTPA; the protein is encoded by the coding sequence ATGAAGGTCGCGCTCATCGTTCTGGACGCCTTTTCGAGCCGCACCGTGGGGCCAGATACCACACCGATGTTGTGGTCTTTGGCCCACGAGGGGGGCTGGAATCCAGAGGGCGGCATCGGCGAGTTGACGGGTGCGACCTACCCCAACCACGCGACCTTCGTCACCGGCCTTTCGACGATCGAGCACGGCGTAATCACCAACCGGGTTCGAGTCGACGGCCGCTGGGTCAGCTCAGCTGTGACTGGCCCGGTTGGCGTTGATGACACGCAACCGGTCAGCACACTGTTCGACGCCTGCCACGCGGCTGGCCTGCGGTCGGTCGCTGCGGTGGGAGATCACAACCTGATAGGCGTTTGTGCGGCTCAGCGTTCCGACGCTTGCTGGCCGCCGACACCATCGATCCCTGTGGGCACCAGACGCAACATCGGGGGCTACATCGCCGATGACGAGGTGGTCGGCGCCGCGTCGCGCCTCGACGTCGCATCGGCAGATTTCGTCTTCGTCCAGCTCGACTCGGTCGATGGTGCCAGGCACCATTTCGGTGCCGACAGCGCCGAAGCGTTGGCCCAGGCCAGGCTTACAGACGCCTCGCTGGCCAGCCTCCTCGAGCTGCTGCGCCCCTGCTGGGACGACTCGGTTGTGATGGTCGTCAGCGACCACGACCAGGAAGACATCGGCCCCAACGCTCCGATCGACCTGACCGCCCACCTGCACGACCTGACCGAAGACGGCCAAGAGGTCGAGGTCGAGAACCAGGGAACGGCCGCGCTGGTGGTTGGCGAGGTCAGACAGTCTCGGCTGCTGGCCATACCGGGAATAGAGGGAGTGCGGTCGCTCGATCGTCGGCACCACGTCGTGTGGGGCCAGCCCGGCCAGTCGTTCGGGGCCGAAGCCAGCAAGCTGGCTGCCGACCACGGCAGCCCGCGCACCACCGGGCAACTCGCGCTCGTGGCAGGCGGACACCCCGCGGTGCGGCCGCTGTCGAACCTGGTGTGCTCGGCGCGCCCTGCGGCCACTGCGTGGGCCCGCTGGGTGGCCGAGCTGCTTGGGGTCGACCTGCCGGCGCCGACGCTGACACCGGCCTAG
- a CDS encoding FAD binding domain-containing protein codes for MPNVLAYHRPASLDEAAGLASGPNAKIIGGGTVAVPAARKPSDEGVEIVDLQALGLDEVRTDGDRVSLGAMVRLGDLMNDASVPSVLRDLARRELPSALRNQATVGGTVAQRDGESVLLAGLLAFDATVDVHGAGTVSLADYLAQAPAGIVTAVSVATAGAAAVEGTGRTPADVPIVAAVARVADGNTTVALTGVASCPVLVDPSDPAQGLEPQADFRGSAQYRLHLAKTLTTRAIAAAQR; via the coding sequence GTGCCAAACGTGTTGGCTTACCACCGGCCCGCGAGCCTCGACGAGGCGGCGGGGCTGGCCAGCGGGCCAAATGCCAAGATCATCGGCGGCGGAACGGTTGCCGTACCCGCAGCGCGCAAGCCCTCCGACGAGGGTGTCGAGATAGTCGATCTGCAGGCTCTGGGGCTCGATGAGGTTCGCACCGACGGCGATCGCGTGAGCCTCGGAGCGATGGTGCGCCTCGGTGATCTGATGAACGACGCGTCTGTTCCGAGCGTGCTGCGCGACCTGGCCAGGCGTGAGCTCCCATCGGCTCTTCGCAACCAGGCCACCGTCGGGGGCACGGTTGCCCAGCGCGACGGCGAATCGGTTCTGCTGGCCGGCCTGCTGGCATTCGACGCAACCGTCGATGTGCACGGCGCCGGAACTGTGTCGTTGGCCGACTACTTGGCGCAGGCGCCTGCCGGCATCGTCACCGCCGTCAGCGTTGCCACCGCCGGAGCCGCAGCCGTCGAAGGTACCGGTCGCACGCCCGCCGACGTACCGATCGTCGCAGCGGTTGCCCGGGTGGCAGACGGCAACACCACTGTTGCGCTCACCGGCGTCGCCTCCTGTCCGGTGCTGGTCGACCCGTCCGACCCGGCCCAGGGGCTCGAACCACAGGCCGACTTCCGGGGAAGCGCCCAATACAGGCTCCACCTCGCCAAGACCCTCACAACTCGCGCAATCGCGGCAGCTCAGAGGTAG